The Nitrospira sp. CR1.1 DNA window CGCCATCGCATTGGAGCAAGTGGCCGGACGGGCTTCAATCGGCGGATGCATCGAGCACCTCCGGCATCTCAAAAAAGGGCCGGCGGTACGCCGCGGAATAGACGTCTCCCTCTCGACCACCCGCGACATACCAACGCTCGAATATACCCTGCACCGTTTCCAGGGTGTTCGCCTCGACCAAAAAAGCATGTACGCCTGCATGGCCCACGCGAACGTCTACGCCAACATCCATGTGTCGAAAGTCCAATATACCGATGCTGATGCGTCGCGCTTTCAGCAGCTTCTGACAACCCTCCGTTTACAACCGGACCAATCAGCCCGGATCACGGCGCGCCAGCCGGAAACCACTGCACCGCTCTTTTACCTGGAGACCGTACGATACGAGCCGAAACGCGGGGATAAAACCGGCGCTCCATAATCGACGTGGATTTCTTCAGCCCCTACCTGGGCGCCGAGAGCGCGTCCTGAGCCGTATGACCGCTCAGGGATTTCTCCTGGATGTTGTGCTGGATTTCAAGGGCGATGACCATCGCCAGTTGATCCGCTGAGAGCGCCCCCATCGGCAGGCCTTGTGTCTCCCGATAATACGGATCATCCGGGGCGGCAGCTCGATAGACGTTTACCAGAATGGCAGCCGGTTGAATGCGCTGCCCCCGTTTCCCCACCACCACCGCCTTCTCCTCAGCGAGCACCCTGGTGCGGGTAGCCCAATCCCGTTGAGCGATGTTCACACAGGCGACGTTCCAGACCTTGCCGTTCAAGAGACTGCGGACGGCCTTGGGCGTCTGCTCCAGGAAATACGGTTCCCGCACGATCTTCTGCAGGGCTTCACGAATGCGGATGTCATACAGTTTCGTCGTTGAATCCGCGTGAGTGGGCGGAGTCGGCGTGCGGCTGCCGACGTCGTACAGCGGTTGTCCGGCGAGGCTCTTCTGCTCATCGACCGTTCGCAGATAGGTATCGAAGAGGTGCTGCAGGAGTCGCGCGCGTTCATCCGCAGACAGACCCGCAATCTCCTCGTCCGTGCGTATGGGCGCCGCTTGAAGATCTCGTTCCACAGCAACCGTTTTCGCTTTGGGCGCGGTATCAGCCTTGCTGACCACCCACTGAAACTCCCTCGCCAACACCGGGAGCAGAGTATCCGGGTGATTCAGATGCCCCTTGTCTTTAAGGGATGCGGCGCTGATGAGGAGGGTGACCAGACCTGGTTCTTTGGTGCGGGCCACCAAAAACGGAAAGGCTTTCCCTTCATCGTTTAGCACGACTGGTTCGATGACGACCCGCTTGAGCGCCTGTTTGGTCAGGCTTTCGTCGAAGCGCGGATACTCGGCCCGATGCTGCAACATGATGCTGAACGCGTCGACTACAGTCTGGACAGCCGCGTCGAGATCAACGGCATCCAGTCCGGCGGAACCCGCTCCGGTGCCTGTGCTCAGAAAGACGCGAAACGGCGCGCCGGAAATCTCTCGCCCCTCCCCTATCACGGCAGGGTTCTCGGGTTCCGCGTGGGTCGCGTGGCCCTGGTGATTCGCCTGCGTTTCAGGCACGAAGAGGATCACACAAACGACCAGACCTGCGCCAAGAGCCCGTACGACAGGCAACCAGAAGGTGATGAGCAGGCCTGCTTGCAAGCGATCTCTTGTGAGTCGATTCACCATCAACAATCCGCCTCAGCCCGCATACCCGTTCGGATTGTGCTGTTGCCAGCGCCAGGCATCGGCACACATCTCGTCCAGCCCGCGAGCGGCGCGCCAGCCCAACGATTTCAAGGCATACCCGGGATCGGCGTAACAGGAGGCGACGTCGCCGGGACGTCGCGGGGCAATCTTGTACGGAACCGCCTTGCCACTGGCCTTCTCGAAGGCACGAACGATCTCCAGGACGCTGTACCCGTTCCCGGTGCCGAGATTGACCGTTAAACATTCCCCCGGCCCTTCCAAGCGCGCCAGCGCATCCAACGCCTTGAGATGCCCCAGCGCTAAATCCACCACGTGAATGTAATCCCGCACCCCGGTTCCGTCAGGAGTGGAATAATCGTTGCCCCATACACTCAAATGTTCGCGCCGGCCAACCGCCACTTGGGCCACAAACGGCAGGAGATTGTTCGGCATGCCCTGGGGATCTTCCCCGATCAGGCCGCTGGCATGCGCCCCGACCGGATTAAAATATCGCAGGATGCCGATGCGCCAGGAAGCATTGCTACGCTGCAGATCACGCAAGATTTCTTCGACCATCAACTTCGTCCGTCCATAGGGATTCGTCGCGGACAGCGGATGATCCTCGGTCAGCGGCAGGCGTTGCGGATCTCCATAGACCGTGGCGGAGGAACTGAAGACGAGTGTGGTGACGCCGCACTCTCCCATGGCTTCCAGAAGACGCAGGGATCCCGCCACGTTGTTGTCGTAGTAGGACAGCGGTTTCTCCACCGATTCACCCACCGCTTTCAAGCCGGCAAAATGGATAACCGACGTCGCTCCGCTCTCCCGAAGCGCCGCGACCAGCGCCGCTCGATCCCGAAGGTCGCCGCGCACCAGGCGAAGGGATTTTCCCGTGATGCGTTGCACACGCGCCAAGGCTTCTGGATGGCTGTTGGAAAAGTTGTCGAATACCGTCACCGCCGAGCCGGCATTGAGCAGTTCCACACAGGTATGCGACCCGATATAACCGGCGCCCCCCGTCACCAAGATCATGCGCATCACCTCCGCTGAGATAAGAAAAGATCCGTGTCTCCAGGGCCTACGATACACCGCCTCGAACGCTCGCACAATGGCACGCCGGGAGGAAGCGCATCGCTCATTTCAACCTAGCAGGCTGCGGAAAAACTCATTTTTTGCACACTACGCCGCGATCAGCTCTCGTGGCGTGTTGGTATCAGGATAGTACGCAGGATGCGCAAAAAGGCCATCCAGCAAGGCCGCAGCGAGTGAGGCGGCGAATC harbors:
- the galE gene encoding UDP-glucose 4-epimerase GalE; protein product: MILVTGGAGYIGSHTCVELLNAGSAVTVFDNFSNSHPEALARVQRITGKSLRLVRGDLRDRAALVAALRESGATSVIHFAGLKAVGESVEKPLSYYDNNVAGSLRLLEAMGECGVTTLVFSSSATVYGDPQRLPLTEDHPLSATNPYGRTKLMVEEILRDLQRSNASWRIGILRYFNPVGAHASGLIGEDPQGMPNNLLPFVAQVAVGRREHLSVWGNDYSTPDGTGVRDYIHVVDLALGHLKALDALARLEGPGECLTVNLGTGNGYSVLEIVRAFEKASGKAVPYKIAPRRPGDVASCYADPGYALKSLGWRAARGLDEMCADAWRWQQHNPNGYAG